CAATTTCAGAAAAAGTAAACAAGCACAATAATCAGATTTAGTGTTGTATGttacagtttgaaaatgtgCAGTGAACATAAATTGTCTTTTGTAGTTTGAAGCTAAAATTCCCCCAACATGACAGATCATAAACATGGATGTAGTGTCTCTTGAAGCAtcttacaaaaaacaaatgaaataataaaatgcatctACTAAAAACTACTTGGAAGTATTTTGTAGCCTTGTTTTGGCTCTTGGACTACACTTCTCTACACTGACATTGACAATTCAATTAGTGTCACTGACAATCACAATAACCATGTGCTCCTCCTCCAGATTACCCACAGTCCTTTTGGCCGCCTGGAGGAACTGTTGGGAGAACTCTCCAGGAGGAAACGCGTACAGCATGGCCCCCACGCCCCCTTCATTAGTAGCGGGCAAACTCACCACCCCCGCCGCTTCCTTGTTGCGCAGGTATGTGACCAGGTGGCGGAGCAGACGCACCTGGAGCCCGGGCTCTGGGGCAGGGGCCTGGCGGTCCACGTTGCCCTGGAGAGCCAGCAGGACAGCAAAACCGTCTGGGCGGCCCAGTTTAATGCGCCGTGAGACTTCATCCAGACGAGTCTGGTCCATGCGCAACCGCTGGGCAATCTTTAGCTGACTGGGCTGGTTCTGGCTCAGCTGTTTGAGACTGTCCTTCATGATGTTATTAAAGAAAGAGGTCCCGCCCTCCAGCATGTACAAGTTGGTGGGAAAGCTGCTGTTCTTTAGGGCAAAAAAGCCGTGCCACATTTTGGCAAGTGTCGCCTGTGCAAAGTCAGACAATGTTGTGGGAGACGCGTGGGTGTCGGTGTGCCGTGCAGGAGAGTTTGTGGACTCGCTGGATCGATGGTGGTGGTTGCTGAGGTCACTGGACGTCCGTTTGCTGTGGTGGCGACCGGAGGGAGGCTCGTCATCGTTGGTGAGAGAATGACCCGCCCTGCCACTGTCTGGAGTGTGGTCCCTCGGTTCGGTAGTGGAGTCTGGGGCACGGACACGTGCTCTGTCAGGGCTGGCGTCAGGAGACAGCACCCCTCCTTGTCCCCGGAGCCTGGACCTTCCTCTGTCTTTGTCGCGGTCCCGCTCGCGCTCCTCACCTTGTCGATCAGGGGACaggctcctgctcctcctgcggttcctcctctcctcccgctCCTTCAGCCAGCGTTCTCGACTGCGGCTCCGACTCCTCCTCCGGCCGAACGCCTCAGCTCTCCTCTCCAGGCTTCGTGTGGGGCTGCTGGGGAAGTCCCTGTCCAGCAGGgccctctcccgctctctctggGACAGGAGGCTGTGTGCTGGTGGGGAGGAACGGTCCCTGCTGCCTCGTAACTCTCTCTCCAGACTGCGATGGCGGCTGTATGCCTCTCCAAGGAGCTCATAATGGGAAGGGAGTGCAACAGCAGGCTGGTAACCAGCTGGAAATGGACGGGATGGACTCTCTTCCACCTTTGCAAAGTCAACTCTGAGGCGCCGCTCAGGGCCCCCCAGAGGGAAACCTCTCATCTGTGTACATGCAGCCTGAGCAGCATCCAAACTCTCATACTGAATGTAAGCAAAACTGTCCCCTTTAACATAGTCTATATTTCTGATGCTCCCAAACCGGTCAAACTCTCGGGCCAGAGCAGCCAGTGAGTTACCAGGTCCAAGTCCTCCCACCCAGAGCCGGGTCGTAGGGTTAGCTTTCCCATAACCGATTTTTATAGGGTTGCCTCCTATCAATCGTCCCTGCATAGCTACTTTCGCTCGATGGGCCATATCTAAGTTCTGAAATTTGACAAAAGCATAAGCCCCGCCTTGTCCACGAGCAGGTCGTTTAATTACAACATCTTCAATAATGCCATACTTGTCAAAACCTCTTCTTAACTCAGCTTCAGTGACATTTCCGTCTAAATTTCCTATAAAAAGGTTACTGGTGGCTCGCTGGTCGTCTTCTGGCTTCAAGTCCTCCACCACCGGCACTGGGGGGAAGCCATAGGGCCTGCCCCTCTCATCCAACATGCCATAATAATCCAAAagcctttccctctctctgctcagtCCTAAAGTCTCCAGAGCATAATGTCTGGCTCTGAGATCCCTCATGCTGCTCACCCCAGGcccaggaggagacagagagcgCTGTCTGTAGGGGTAAGGCGCGTGCAGGGGCAGGTATCCCACCTCAGGGGGCGTCACGCTGCGTTTCCTCACGTACATGGGCTCGATCTTCAACTGGCGCTCCCCCAACATTAACCTGGAGGATTTGGCGTGTCTGGCCTCCTTAGCATCCTCTGGGTGTCTAAAGTTCACATATGCGATCCTGCCCAGCTCCGGGGTGTGGGACAGCTTCACACTCACGTCTCCGAACTTTTTGAACTCGTGGAAAAGCGTGTCCTCCACGTCCTCGTCCGACACCTGCGAGCCCAGGTTACTGATCAGGAGGGTTTTGTACTCCAGAGTGGCGGGTCTGGTGGCGGGGAGCTCTGCAGCGGTGGTTCTCAGAGGAGGACGTCCCAGGAGGCTGAGTTCATGGCGGTGGTGCAGCTCCAGAGCGGCCGCTCGCTCCTCCCTGACCCGCGGCTTCTCTCGTTCTCTGCTGCGGCTCCGGCGGTGATATCCTCGGCTCTCCGccagcagcagagccagaggaggaggaggcagctcGTCTCTCCTCGCACTTTCTCGTTCTCTTTCTCGCATCCGCTTGGCGATGGCCCTGGACGGACTCGTCTCTCTCGCGGCCTGTCTCTTCATTTTCAAAGGAGGATGGAGCTCAAACTTTTCGGTGCTCGGATGGGAATCGTTCCCGGAGAGACAATTCCAGGCGTGTTAACAAAACCACAACGGCCCCGAAGGTTTAATGGAATAAAAAGAGCCAAAAAGCAGAGAAAAATGGTGCAGAAATGTCctactaaaaatataaaataggtTAAAAACATGTCAGCATCTCGGCTCCTGCACCGACGCCGCCATCTTGGACAATAGGAATGTGCGCTCTGgctcagggggcggggcctgagtGACGCACTTCCATCGACGTAAGACGTTACGTACGTCACATTTTTCTTACATACAACGaccatagagtgtataaagaaCAAGAatgcatatatacagtctatgataatcATGTTTATCCCTCCTGTCATCTTCATTGAGTTTGTGAGCAACTGAACCgctaaaaaagttaaattgtgTAGAATTCTAATAAATGCACGACTTACATTTGCAAGAGTCAAAAAACAAAGGCAACCTCTACAATGtaataaggattttttttaataaatgaccCCATCTACAGAAATTAAATCCATATACAACACAATGTAAAGGGTTGCTGACCTATTGCAACTCTCCAGTGTTTTTACTTTCTGTCATTTACAGAAAGCAAAAGAAGTAACCGTTTACTCGGGTGAAACAGCCAAACTGCAGCCCTTCTGAAAGAACCAAGGGACCTGAAAAAActgctgtgtaaaaaaaacaatctgaatTTCATTCCTTCCTTTTTAACAAAAAGCATATGGAGTTTTTAAACGTATCAAACAGTCATCATTTATCAACAAGCTCAGCAAAATAGATGTGTCGTTACATCCAAAatgcacaatctgaccagagccTTAGATGAACAAATTCATCACGTACGGATAGAAAAAGCACCTTTTGCAGTTTAAATGACAGGAAACTTTCAAAGTGCAGATAGACAAGATGCCATAATGTGGCCTATTTCAAAAGTGTGGTTCCACTGTTTCACTGAGTCAAATATTTTCCCCATTAGGTGTTTCCAGGATTTGTGTAGATTGCAGTTATTTTGTagtgtcaaactcaaacacTACATGGTGATAGAAAGACTGCTGAGACCAAAAGACCATTATTctcaaaaaaaagtttataattctattaaaaatcaataaacttaaacttgaaaaaaataacataacaaaaaagaaacaaagacaaatgaaaacagtGTCCTCTTTATCTTCTTGTGAATCTCGGCATCACTAAATACATCCAAGTCAAGTCCAAAGTTACAAGGTACTTTAGTGCTCCGTCATCACAGTTCTGTCCGTGCTTTGGCAGCTGAAGGTGCATACTTGGGCATGAGCTCCATGATCTTGCGAATGAAGTCAGACTTTTCTGCGCAGCCTTTACAAGATTCTCCCCATTCTTCCAAGATCTTCTTCAAATCTTTCACTTTGAGCTTTTTCAAATCCACTGTGCTCAGATCCAGTTGTttgtctaaaataaacaaaatgaatagaTGACATTTCATTCTTGTAGaacaatacaatattaaaaGGTTCATAAAAATGTCCTTACCGTATTTTAGTTCACAAATCTGACTGtcctttttcttgagtttttcaCAAATCTTTTCAACTGGAACATGGTAGCTCAGTGGTTTGGACACCTCGTTGATTATCTTTGTAGCTGCGTCACTTGTTGCCCCAATGTAATAACActaaacaacagaaaaactttcagtcatcaaGAACACATTTGGCTGATTgggtttagtttaatttagtttcACCCTCGACTTCAGTGTAACTGACAAATGAGTAACTATTTGTGGACACggaggcttgtcaaagcctgatatCATCCTCAGAAGTGAAGCAGGGCTGGGCCGGGTTTGTGCTTGGATAAGAGACCGCTGACTATACCTGCCAGTggcaaaactgttgttgtgtccttaggcaagacactttaccaaATTGCCAAGAATAAAATTGGTGTGCGAGTGAATAAAGCAATGTAAAAGGGTGACTTGAAAGGCGtgatataaatccaatgcatcataataaaaacaacattattagcGTTCATGAAATGTGTCATTAAACCTTTcaatcaaaaatatttaaattacacGTAGAAGAAATGTTTTAACCATTAACAGGAAAGTAGCTCCTATCGCCCAAACATAATGGTATTGTTGCACCTCACATTGTCTAATTGTGGTCACGGACGTCCCTGTGAGACACATTTGACAATAACACTAAAGCCAAATGTACAGAATGTGACGCTGATAGAAAAGTGCTTCTTTGGACGGAGTTCTGTTGAACAGTGATGTGTTGTTACAGATCAGTTCTCTGTGATTCAATAATAAGACATGTCTGAAAATGCTCAAATAAcctgtttgttgtttgtgaacTTACAAAGCGGTTGTCTTTGCCCTTGGCGTCTTTGCAGACTTTCATCAGGGCCGTCTCTATATCTCCATTACTGAACTTTACATTATTCTCCTTCAACGACTCGTAAAATTTTCCTAGAAAGGTCACACACACTGGAAAAGAAAAGCAAACATGTGTTAAagttaaatgttaaaaagaaaaaaaaatacattaagagAAATACTTCTGGATTTGGAAAAGCTATTTTAACACCATCCAGTGTCAGGAACAGCTTGTGTGACAATTTTAAAATAGCCTCCTGTCGCTCGACTATGGTAAAACTACAGCACTAAACTGTACTCTACCTgcagcaaaaacacaaatataatgtGTCTAATCAAAGAAACAAATGCCAAAAGTTTAACCCATCTTTCATAGACAATGAGAACAGAGATGGAAACAAAGatgcaaatgaaaaacatgttacaTCTATAATTATTTGGCAGAATTCAGAAATAATCTAACCACCCACAGTCTATTTACTTTAATCCGACTATAAAACCAAGCTGTAAATAGAAGTTAGAGAGTAGAAGTTAGTAATCTGAAGTAGAAGTTAGTCAATTGAATCAGAGGCTGTTCCACCTTCACACTCTCCCTCCTTCAGGGCATCCGAGCTTCCAGGCACCAGGGCCAAAGCGAGGGCCACCGACAGCCCACCTAAACAAAACATGTCCGTCCTGTTCAAGGATAATCGCACTTTAAACTACGAGAAAAGAAACAGCTGAATAAACGTGATCTCTGCGCTCATGAGGCGCTTCTGGAGGAACCGGGTGAAGCGAACACTGCGTCTCTTCCGGATTGAGCGGGTTTTCCGGTGTGACGTCAAACGCTTCTTTCACCTGATTGGTCCACGGGCCGCGCTTTTCCTGTAGTTTTCCACGCCGTGCGCTGTGATTGGACAGAGATAGAACATTTAGGGAACAACGTCCAGTTGGcgcagtgtgattggtccagcGCCGCGCTGTGTTTTCATGAGGCATTTCACtataatatcatttatttacattatatcaCCTCATTATATcacatatttacattatatCACATATTTACATGACAGTCGGATTTATTAATACAGTTAAAGTTTAAGTCTGTGGACTGAGCTGCTTCCTTGAAACCTTTGCTTTTATTAACTTCATGAACAGATGTTATTTTCATATTTGCCCAAGGTACTATCCTAGATCCTATTTTAGACTTAAAAATGATTTGGACACACTGATAAAGCAGCTGTcacattacaacattataacaaagagcaaaaaatataaactgtacTAAAATAAGTATCAATAGTGTCCCACTCCAGCACTGACGAAAACCACAACTTTTTACTATTTCTTGATTAATGCCAGGCCTGCTTTTTATATGTCTTATCTGCAAAGTTGACAGTACAGGCTCTGTAGAATGCAAATAGGCCAAGGCAGTTATTTTGAGGACTAACGAtgagtttagtctttatttggcCACTTTTTGCCAATTTCTTAAAACAGGCATAAAAATGTCTTAACATAAAAGTAAACCTCAACATTAATTAGGTTCTTAAAGAGTCACTACTTTACTTTAATTATTCAGAAAAATAAAGCTTATTCAGTTTACTGTTCATTaattttgtagttatttaaaCTTCCTCTCTGTTCAGTTTTGATTTTCCTCTATGATGAGTATCTGTTGtagacaaataaacaaagagCCTCATTGTGCGAGTTTGAGTTTGTACTTGTTGTTATCATTCAAAACCGGGTCTGACACACAAGTCCAGCTCATTTAAGAAGTGCTTGGTCCAGTCCTTGGTCCAGTCCTTGGCCCAGTCCTTGTTCCTCGAGTCCAGGTTTGAGTTCTGTCGCCTGGACGTCCTGAAGTCCCAAGTCACTGCCCTCAGAAATGTAGGAGTGAATTTCCCATTTATTAATATGCACAGACATTATGGAGATTCAGGAAAACTTGTTTGGTCGTGAATCGAGAACAGGAGGAAATAAGAAAAGGACATTGAGATGCAGcacgagtcaggtctgtggtgaCTTTGGCTTTGGTGGTTTAAGACACATGGATCTCACAGAGTCCAGGCCCCAGATCCATTGATCCAGGGTCTGTCCATTTTACCCACGTCCTTGTCCTCTTTGGGTTTGTGTCCTTGAACCTGTCCTTGGTGTGATATTTTAGCGTATTACAATCAGGTAGGTCTAGACGTGTTTACATCTTTTGCTAAGTGTCTGTGGGTTTTGGCTTAAAtgcaaaatcacaaaaactTTTCCtcgtcaaaataaaatatacagtatgtcgttttaaatgtttaatcaaTATTGCAGTGAGTTTCATCATCGTGAAACTCATGGATGGGGCACATGAAGCCCACTTTAGTGTCGGTGGTAAGGCTGATGGGTGTAGCCCACATGTTTCTATTCATGATCGTGGGTTTTATGAAAATCGTTGCAATtaacaatgtaaaacaaaacagccTTTATATCCTTTGAATCTGTAAAATGGGCCTATTTTCTTTCACCTACACAACATCTGACACAGCATCCAGCAGCACTAACCCCAGCATTAAAGCACTGCACGTGCGCGTGCACGAGTGGCCCTGCTGAGCTTTGACCCACCTCCTCCGGCTGAATCTGGGCCATACAAGGTCAAATTATGGCACAGCTCTTCATCGTTTCATGTTGGAAAATAAAACTATGTATTTACACACAAGCTCCAAGGAACAGAGAGTTTGATGACAGATGCACAAACTACTAGGGGATTATTTCCAAAAGTTTTAGGCACCGGACTGCTCTGGGTTAGGGTCCCGTCTGACTTTATATTAGGCTCATATGATCCATATTGTTTGGGAGGGCAACAAAAGGTGTAGTTTCATAGCGAGGCCTGTGTTGCTTGTGAATGTGCACCTCGTGAGTCAGGGCAGCATTTTTAGACGAGACACCTGCTTCAGACATAGTGCGACCTGGTCACATGGTCCTGGTCACTCTCTGCTGTGTGGAGGATCGGGCGTCTCACATGTGGGCACCACAGCTGCTTGGCCCTTGGTGCTCTGTGCACGTGCTCCCCGTGAGGCCTCAGGACAGGACTGTGCTCAACACAAGACGCTCCTCATGTAACAGGAACATGCAGCTTTTATGTTGGACGAGAACAAAATACACACCATGGAGAGTCCAGACACCAGGTGTGCTCCCGTGTGTCACATGCACGCTCCCGTGTGTCACATGCACGCTCCCGTGTGCCACATGCACGCTCCCGTGTGTCACATGACTCTATGAGGTATCGCCTTCTTCGAGGCTTCACCCACATGTGGATCCAAAACCTGCATTATGGGCTTgggatatgtgtgtgttttgctgtgtgtgttttgctgtgtgtgttttgctgtgtgtgttttgctgtgtgtgttttactgtgtgtgttttactgtgtgtgttttactgtgtgtgttttactgtgtgtgttttgctgtgtgtgttctgctgtgtgtgttctgctgtgtgtgtttctgatgTGTGGGGCGTGTTGTGTTTCTTTATTTGTCTTTGTGGCTGGTGTCGCTCTGAGTCAGTGTCTTTACTCTTAGTTCAATTATATGTGATCCATTCGACCTCAAGATCCAGTACATCATACTCTGTGTCCACTGTGCTCTGTGTCCACTGTGCTCtgtgtccactgtccactgtgtccactgtgctctgtgtccactgtgctctgtgtccactgtcctctgtgtccactGTGCTCTGTGTCCACTGTGCTCTATGTCCACTGTGCTCtgtgtccactgtccactgtgTCCACTGTGCTCTGTGTCCACTGTGCTCTATGTCCACTGTGCTCtgtgtccactgtccactgtgTCCTTTGTGATGCTGCTTTAACGGGTTTACTCTGTTTTTCTGGTCCATGTCTTATCTGTGTGGGACAAATGTGCTGTATGTcctgacactgacacagctcagGGCGGACGCTGTCCCTGACGCTTTGTCCCTGACGCTTTGTCCCTGACGCTTTGTCCCTGACGCTTTGTCCCTGACGCTTTGTCCCTGACGCTTTGTCCCTGACGCTTTGTCCCTGATGCTCTGTCTCAGGGACAGACGCTCTTTACTGTGGCACAACaactttaataaatcagactcTTTTATTCATTACTTCTCAGTTCATTTTATTCTTTGGTTGTTTTTCTtatagaaattccacaacagtttTGGCGTCATGGACCGAGCTTTTTGTCCTGTTCTTTTTGTGTGACTGATCCAGAGGCTGGACTCTCTGGAGGATTTTCATCCCATTCTCTTGAGGACAGAGCTCCATCACTCAGTCTGGAAAACACCAGCGCTAAGGCACCGAACCTAAATTAAAgtaaaacttgaaaacttgaaCTAAAAGTGCCACTACTGCCTGATGTGCTCTGTGTGACCTGCACTCTGGACTTCAGCTGCTGCTGTGGACACACTGACCGGGGCTGAAATGACCGAGAACTTGGGCTGCAAATTTGTTCATCTCTGTTCTGGAGAGCAGGGCACAGGGCAGAGCACCACAgggagtgtgtgtccagtgcaCCTGAAAGCACCACACCTCGAGCTGATAGAGGCCATATGTTTACGCAGCAAACTACCTGACTGATAAAGTTATATTACCTCATAagagataaata
The sequence above is drawn from the Periophthalmus magnuspinnatus isolate fPerMag1 chromosome 5, fPerMag1.2.pri, whole genome shotgun sequence genome and encodes:
- the rbm15b gene encoding putative RNA-binding protein 15B; protein product: MKRQAARETSPSRAIAKRMRERERESARRDELPPPPLALLLAESRGYHRRSRSREREKPRVREERAAALELHHRHELSLLGRPPLRTTAAELPATRPATLEYKTLLISNLGSQVSDEDVEDTLFHEFKKFGDVSVKLSHTPELGRIAYVNFRHPEDAKEARHAKSSRLMLGERQLKIEPMYVRKRSVTPPEVGYLPLHAPYPYRQRSLSPPGPGVSSMRDLRARHYALETLGLSRERERLLDYYGMLDERGRPYGFPPVPVVEDLKPEDDQRATSNLFIGNLDGNVTEAELRRGFDKYGIIEDVVIKRPARGQGGAYAFVKFQNLDMAHRAKVAMQGRLIGGNPIKIGYGKANPTTRLWVGGLGPGNSLAALAREFDRFGSIRNIDYVKGDSFAYIQYESLDAAQAACTQMRGFPLGGPERRLRVDFAKVEESPSRPFPAGYQPAVALPSHYELLGEAYSRHRSLERELRGSRDRSSPPAHSLLSQRERERALLDRDFPSSPTRSLERRAEAFGRRRSRSRSRERWLKEREERRNRRRSRSLSPDRQGEERERDRDKDRGRSRLRGQGGVLSPDASPDRARVRAPDSTTEPRDHTPDSGRAGHSLTNDDEPPSGRHHSKRTSSDLSNHHHRSSESTNSPARHTDTHASPTTLSDFAQATLAKMWHGFFALKNSSFPTNLYMLEGGTSFFNNIMKDSLKQLSQNQPSQLKIAQRLRMDQTRLDEVSRRIKLGRPDGFAVLLALQGNVDRQAPAPEPGLQVRLLRHLVTYLRNKEAAGVVSLPATNEGGVGAMLYAFPPGEFSQQFLQAAKRTVGNLEEEHMVIVIVSDTN
- the manf gene encoding mesencephalic astrocyte-derived neurotrophic factor, with amino-acid sequence MFCLGGLSVALALALVPGSSDALKEGECEVCVTFLGKFYESLKENNVKFSNGDIETALMKVCKDAKGKDNRFCYYIGATSDAATKIINEVSKPLSYHVPVEKICEKLKKKDSQICELKYDKQLDLSTVDLKKLKVKDLKKILEEWGESCKGCAEKSDFIRKIMELMPKYAPSAAKARTEL